In Paenibacillus sp. FSL M7-0420, a single genomic region encodes these proteins:
- a CDS encoding helix-turn-helix transcriptional regulator: MTDKVIRIFRIINAIQSNPGITAADLAFRCEVNIRTIYRDLEVISHFAPVTNEGRGTGYRFMGKFFLYPLDFSEQESLAFSLLPSVLNPDRIPPGFHSAYDKVMGTHLKEKSRQNGLLENIADIIQMGTPAYRKESRNFLQPLIGAILEQRSIRTVYHSQSRNATTARKIDPYYLIPRDQRFYLIGYCHLKGAIRTFRISRFEQVEMTASAFDKGNFNIKQYLKNTWSINRGTRNVTFKVRFDPEVARYIKEEELFVQPRMSEEGDGTLLFEVTVNNEKEFIKWILQYGPNAEILEPESARERLKEQLEQWLDVYQQQT, encoded by the coding sequence ATGACAGACAAAGTAATACGGATTTTCAGAATCATTAACGCCATTCAGTCGAACCCGGGGATTACCGCAGCAGACTTGGCCTTTAGGTGTGAGGTGAATATTAGAACGATCTATAGGGATCTTGAGGTGATCAGCCACTTTGCACCGGTTACGAATGAGGGAAGAGGCACGGGCTACCGGTTCATGGGCAAATTCTTTTTATATCCGCTGGATTTCTCGGAGCAGGAGTCGCTGGCGTTCTCTTTGCTGCCTTCGGTGCTGAATCCGGATAGAATTCCGCCGGGTTTTCATTCTGCGTATGACAAGGTGATGGGGACCCATCTTAAGGAGAAATCACGGCAGAACGGCCTCCTGGAGAATATCGCGGATATTATCCAGATGGGCACACCGGCCTACCGCAAGGAGAGCCGGAACTTCCTGCAGCCGCTCATTGGAGCGATTCTGGAGCAGCGCAGCATCCGGACGGTATACCACTCGCAGTCACGCAACGCCACTACAGCACGGAAGATTGATCCTTATTATCTGATCCCGCGGGATCAGCGCTTTTATCTGATTGGCTATTGCCATCTGAAGGGGGCGATTCGTACGTTCCGGATCAGCCGGTTTGAGCAGGTCGAGATGACGGCTTCCGCTTTTGATAAGGGAAATTTCAATATTAAGCAGTATCTGAAAAATACCTGGTCGATCAACCGGGGCACCCGGAATGTCACGTTCAAGGTACGGTTCGATCCGGAGGTGGCGCGTTACATTAAGGAAGAGGAGCTGTTCGTACAGCCGCGGATGAGCGAAGAAGGCGACGGAACGCTGCTGTTCGAAGTCACGGTTAATAATGAGAAGGAGTTCATCAAGTGGATTCTGCAGTATGGCCCGAATGCTGAGATTCTGGAGCCGGAGTCGGCCAGGGAGCGCTTGAAGGAGCAGCTGGAGCAGTGGCTGGATGTGTATCAGCAGCAGACGTAG
- a CDS encoding DNA-binding protein, giving the protein MLELDGMNEDSLTDMLKVSFSWENWTAILEISDKLFELAVLTYGSHQQGAKKYYLKKNIAYYLGYSACMKGIAYQKLGNLAESRKCIGLYSDLSWITDADQEAAAEVEYYRNIAIANTFVIDLLEGKVEVLPDYVEFIRTGDQEELLACLITVLESAIKYNFSIDWVLDEFNEPLQELSCREKQEDIRYYIDYMHLSAIYLYKREKIHDAINLTLYILVISSKLYDGTGFRKIVSFYEHIRSHATAEQQESYQNVMKNILEREFLKDEKGDLVINSRIVD; this is encoded by the coding sequence TTGCTGGAACTGGATGGGATGAATGAAGACTCTTTGACAGATATGCTTAAAGTCTCGTTCTCATGGGAGAACTGGACGGCAATTCTCGAGATTTCAGACAAGCTCTTTGAACTTGCAGTTCTAACCTACGGCTCCCATCAACAGGGTGCAAAGAAGTATTATTTGAAAAAAAATATAGCGTATTATCTCGGCTACAGTGCGTGCATGAAGGGCATTGCCTACCAAAAGCTCGGTAATCTCGCTGAATCAAGAAAGTGTATAGGCTTGTACTCGGATTTGAGCTGGATCACGGATGCGGATCAGGAAGCTGCCGCAGAAGTGGAATACTACAGGAACATTGCGATAGCCAACACCTTCGTCATTGATCTGCTGGAAGGAAAGGTAGAAGTTCTCCCTGATTATGTTGAATTCATTCGTACAGGGGACCAGGAGGAGCTGCTTGCCTGCTTGATTACTGTGCTGGAATCTGCCATTAAGTACAACTTTTCTATCGACTGGGTACTGGATGAATTCAATGAGCCGCTACAGGAACTAAGCTGCAGAGAGAAGCAGGAAGATATCAGATACTACATAGACTACATGCATCTTAGTGCAATTTATTTGTATAAAAGGGAGAAAATTCATGATGCAATTAATCTGACTCTCTATATTTTGGTAATAAGTAGTAAACTTTATGACGGGACAGGCTTTAGGAAAATCGTGTCGTTTTATGAACATATCCGAAGCCATGCGACCGCAGAACAACAAGAATCTTATCAAAATGTAATGAAAAATATCTTAGAGAGGGAGTTTTTAAAAGATGAAAAAGGCGATCTCGTTATTAACAGCCGTATTGTTGATTAG
- the katA gene encoding catalase KatA, whose amino-acid sequence MTTNHNNKLTTSWGAPVGDNQNSMTAGARGPVLVQDVHLLEKLAHFNRERVPERVVHAKGAGAHGYFEVTNDLSQYTKAAFLSEVGKRTPMFIRFSTVAGELGSSDTVRDPRGFAVKFYTEEGNYDLVGNNTPVFFIRDAIKFPDFIHTQKRHPQTHLKNPNAVWDFWSLSPESLHQVTILMSDRGIPATLRHMHGFGSHTFKWVNAEGAAVWVKYHFKTEQGVKNLDVKLAAQLAGENPDYHTADLFNAIDSGDFPAWRLHVQIMPVEDADTYRFDPFDVTKVWSQKDYPLIEVGRMVLDRNPENYFAEVEQATFSPGSFVPGIEASPDKMLQGRLFAYGDAHRYRVGANHNHLPINRPVAEVNNNQRDGAMNATNNGGGSVYYEPNSSGGATESAPHKAAAFEVSGQADSVSYDHDDHYTQPGDLYRLLSEEERARLVSNIVGAMTPVESEEIKLRQIGHFYQADPEFGRRIAEGLGLTVTE is encoded by the coding sequence ATGACCACAAACCATAACAACAAGCTAACGACAAGCTGGGGCGCCCCCGTAGGTGACAACCAGAATTCAATGACCGCCGGTGCCCGTGGCCCCGTGCTGGTGCAGGATGTCCACCTGCTGGAGAAGCTGGCCCACTTCAACCGTGAGCGTGTTCCTGAGCGTGTCGTTCATGCCAAAGGCGCCGGTGCCCATGGTTATTTTGAAGTCACCAATGATCTCTCCCAATATACGAAGGCTGCCTTCTTGTCGGAGGTCGGCAAACGCACCCCGATGTTCATCCGTTTCTCTACCGTTGCCGGGGAGCTGGGTTCATCCGATACTGTGCGCGATCCGCGCGGCTTTGCTGTGAAATTCTACACTGAGGAAGGCAACTACGACCTGGTCGGCAATAACACGCCTGTCTTTTTCATCCGTGATGCCATCAAGTTCCCGGACTTTATCCATACCCAGAAGCGCCATCCGCAGACCCATCTGAAGAACCCGAATGCCGTCTGGGACTTCTGGTCCCTCTCCCCCGAGTCTCTGCACCAGGTGACGATTCTGATGTCCGACCGCGGCATCCCGGCTACTCTCCGCCATATGCATGGCTTCGGCAGCCATACGTTCAAGTGGGTAAATGCCGAAGGCGCAGCCGTCTGGGTGAAATACCACTTCAAGACAGAGCAGGGCGTCAAGAACCTCGATGTTAAGCTGGCCGCACAGTTAGCCGGGGAGAACCCGGATTATCATACAGCGGATTTGTTCAACGCCATTGATAGTGGAGACTTCCCAGCCTGGAGGCTGCATGTGCAGATTATGCCTGTGGAAGATGCCGACACCTACCGCTTCGATCCGTTTGATGTCACCAAGGTGTGGTCGCAGAAGGATTATCCGTTGATTGAGGTAGGCCGCATGGTGCTGGACCGCAATCCTGAGAATTACTTCGCCGAAGTGGAGCAGGCTACCTTTTCCCCCGGGTCGTTCGTTCCAGGCATAGAAGCTTCTCCAGATAAAATGCTTCAGGGCCGCCTCTTCGCATACGGAGATGCCCACCGCTACCGGGTAGGAGCGAACCATAACCACCTGCCGATTAACCGGCCTGTCGCAGAGGTCAACAATAATCAGCGCGACGGCGCGATGAATGCTACGAATAACGGGGGAGGCTCCGTCTACTACGAGCCCAACAGCTCCGGCGGGGCAACCGAGTCAGCGCCGCATAAAGCGGCTGCTTTTGAAGTCTCCGGCCAGGCAGACAGCGTGTCTTATGACCATGACGATCACTACACTCAGCCGGGTGACCTGTACCGTCTGCTCAGTGAAGAGGAGCGTGCCCGGCTCGTGAGCAATATTGTCGGCGCGATGACTCCAGTGGAGTCCGAGGAGATCAAGCTCCGCCAGATTGGCCACTTCTACCAAGCCGATCCGGAGTTTGGCCGGCGAATCGCAGAAGGACTGGGATTGACTGTAACAGAGTAA
- the glgP gene encoding alpha-glucan family phosphorylase yields MSENHLPSVAYFSMEYGLHSDFKMYAGGLGILAGDYIKGAQDIGAPIIPIGLKWKQGYTDQRIDADGNPYDSYHNYVYDFLEDTGVKVTVKVRKTDVVCKVWRTDRFGNRPLYLLDTDIPENSDAWITGQLYGWFGEERIAQEIVLGIGGVKAMRALGIKIDVYHFNEGHAALAAIELIREKMSGGSTFEEAWKATREEVVFTTHTPIKEGNETHPLDRLEYMGAFNSLTRAQMERIGGEPFNMTVAGLRLSRISNAVAQLHADTANKMWKEVAGRSEIIGITNAIHTPTWVDERMTRAFEGGGDLWAVHKEIKQELIGFIEERSGIALNADNLLIGFSRRAAPYKRSDLIFSQPDIIEPYLESGKIQIVFSGKAHPLDDNGKRIVSNLVAMMRKYPKSVVFLENYDMTIGARLTRGSDIWLNNPRRPLEASGTSGMKAAMNGVLNCSILDGWWPEACIDGENGWQIGGGFETTDFAVLDQHDSDALYDTLLNRVLPVFYEDQAKWVQMMHRSIETTRTEFATKRMLDEYYNRMYIPS; encoded by the coding sequence GTGAGCGAGAACCACTTACCGTCAGTAGCTTATTTCAGCATGGAGTATGGGCTGCATTCCGATTTCAAAATGTACGCCGGAGGCCTGGGCATTCTGGCCGGAGATTACATCAAGGGCGCGCAGGATATCGGGGCACCCATCATCCCCATCGGACTCAAATGGAAACAGGGCTACACGGACCAGAGGATTGATGCGGACGGCAATCCCTACGACTCTTACCACAACTATGTGTACGACTTCCTGGAAGATACGGGCGTCAAGGTCACGGTAAAAGTCAGAAAGACCGATGTGGTCTGCAAAGTGTGGAGAACCGACCGGTTCGGCAACCGTCCGCTCTATTTGCTCGACACCGATATCCCGGAGAACAGCGATGCCTGGATTACCGGACAGCTCTACGGCTGGTTCGGGGAGGAGCGGATTGCCCAGGAGATCGTTCTGGGCATCGGCGGCGTCAAAGCCATGCGCGCTCTAGGAATTAAGATCGATGTCTATCACTTCAACGAGGGACATGCGGCGCTCGCTGCAATCGAGCTGATCCGGGAGAAGATGTCCGGCGGCAGTACCTTTGAAGAAGCCTGGAAGGCTACACGGGAAGAGGTTGTGTTCACTACACATACACCGATCAAGGAAGGCAACGAGACACATCCGCTGGATCGTCTGGAATACATGGGAGCCTTCAACAGCCTAACCCGCGCCCAGATGGAGCGGATCGGCGGAGAGCCGTTCAACATGACAGTTGCCGGTCTGCGGCTGTCGAGAATCTCGAATGCAGTGGCTCAGCTTCATGCCGACACCGCTAACAAAATGTGGAAGGAAGTCGCCGGCAGATCCGAGATCATCGGCATCACCAATGCGATTCATACCCCTACCTGGGTAGATGAGCGGATGACCCGTGCTTTTGAGGGAGGCGGCGACCTGTGGGCTGTGCACAAGGAGATCAAGCAGGAGCTGATCGGCTTCATTGAAGAACGGTCCGGGATTGCCCTGAATGCAGACAATTTGCTCATTGGCTTCTCCCGCCGGGCGGCTCCTTACAAGCGCAGTGACCTGATCTTCTCCCAGCCGGATATTATAGAGCCGTACCTGGAGAGCGGCAAGATTCAGATTGTCTTCTCCGGCAAGGCACACCCGCTGGACGACAACGGCAAGCGGATCGTCAGCAACCTTGTAGCCATGATGCGCAAATATCCGAAGAGTGTAGTCTTCCTGGAGAACTACGATATGACCATCGGAGCCCGGCTGACCCGCGGCTCTGACATCTGGCTGAACAATCCGCGCAGACCGCTCGAAGCCAGCGGAACCTCCGGGATGAAGGCCGCCATGAACGGCGTCCTGAACTGCTCCATCCTGGACGGCTGGTGGCCGGAGGCCTGCATCGACGGCGAGAACGGCTGGCAGATCGGCGGCGGCTTCGAGACTACCGACTTTGCAGTGCTTGACCAGCATGACAGCGATGCATTGTATGATACCCTACTGAACCGCGTCCTCCCGGTCTTCTATGAGGATCAGGCCAAGTGGGTGCAGATGATGCACCGCAGCATCGAGACCACCCGCACCGAATTCGCCACCAAGCGCATGCTGGATGAATACTATAACCGTATGTATATCCCAAGCTAA